In Collimonas arenae, a single genomic region encodes these proteins:
- a CDS encoding MarR family winged helix-turn-helix transcriptional regulator, protein MTTGPRPPSLDEHLCFKLYSTSLKMTQLYKPMLAELHLTYPQYLVMVVLWEEEGIGIKDLAARLQQDPGSITPLVKRLEAVGYVIRSRDAMDERNRVLTLTEAGKALRADGVRISKCIAEASGITAQEAEQIMSGMTKLSKNLDS, encoded by the coding sequence ATGACTACCGGCCCTCGCCCACCTTCGCTTGATGAGCATCTGTGCTTCAAGCTGTATTCCACATCCCTCAAGATGACTCAGCTGTATAAGCCGATGCTGGCCGAACTGCACCTGACTTATCCGCAATATCTGGTCATGGTGGTCTTGTGGGAAGAAGAAGGTATCGGCATCAAAGACCTGGCGGCACGCCTGCAGCAGGATCCTGGCTCGATTACGCCATTGGTGAAACGACTGGAGGCTGTCGGCTATGTCATCCGCAGCCGTGACGCCATGGATGAGCGAAATCGGGTTCTGACCTTGACGGAAGCCGGCAAGGCATTGCGCGCAGATGGCGTTCGGATCAGTAAATGCATTGCTGAAGCCTCTGGCATTACCGCACAGGAAGCGGAGCAGATAATGAGCGGAATGACAAAACTCAGTAAAAACCTGGATAGCTAG
- a CDS encoding lipocalin-like domain-containing protein, producing MSEHDTKLHGCWRLVSFDTERQDTKERTQPWGAAPNGRLIFGSDGRMMVMITAETREPGDTDEKLLALFRTMMCYTGRYRIDGDRFITKIDSSWNEAWNGSEQERSYKLEGDTLYVMTAWMPNPLISGNPIGRAILRFRRE from the coding sequence ATGTCTGAACACGACACCAAGCTCCACGGTTGCTGGCGGTTGGTTTCTTTTGATACCGAGCGTCAGGACACAAAGGAGCGCACGCAACCGTGGGGCGCGGCCCCCAATGGGCGCCTTATTTTCGGCTCTGACGGGCGAATGATGGTAATGATTACCGCAGAGACGCGGGAGCCCGGAGATACGGATGAGAAGCTGCTAGCACTTTTCCGTACCATGATGTGCTACACAGGACGGTATCGGATAGACGGGGATAGATTCATCACAAAAATTGACTCCTCCTGGAATGAAGCCTGGAATGGCAGTGAGCAGGAACGATCCTACAAGCTTGAAGGAGACACGCTCTACGTCATGACGGCCTGGATGCCGAATCCGTTGATATCAGGAAATCCAATAGGAAGAGCTATTCTTCGTTTTAGACGCGAGTAA
- a CDS encoding SDR family NAD(P)-dependent oxidoreductase — protein MNQLNAYFSLKNKVALVTGAARGIALHIACALSTAGAKLAILDVREEEGQVVAWLLGSAQGRARFWSLDVSDRNAVLRVMGAVEGHFGRIDILVNSAGIDADNPSAQGLSLAQWEKAMSANVNGSILCTKHVIAAMERAGGGSIVNVLSLCALEDERHEAADHAAKAALRMANMNAMRYAARNIRVNTIHPGFSRPPAQVEALRKQGDLTQTLVDLAEVQMLTGRGSATDVAAGILYLASDASRFVSGAELVIEAGYGCR, from the coding sequence ATGAACCAACTCAACGCCTACTTCTCCCTCAAAAACAAAGTCGCCCTAGTCACCGGCGCAGCACGCGGCATCGCGCTGCACATCGCCTGTGCCCTCTCCACCGCCGGCGCCAAGCTGGCGATCCTGGATGTGCGTGAGGAGGAGGGCCAGGTCGTCGCCTGGCTGCTCGGCAGCGCACAGGGCCGGGCGAGATTCTGGTCGCTGGATGTCAGCGACCGCAATGCAGTGCTGCGGGTGATGGGTGCGGTTGAGGGGCATTTCGGCCGTATTGATATCCTGGTCAACAGCGCCGGCATCGATGCCGACAATCCGTCAGCGCAGGGGCTTTCGCTGGCGCAGTGGGAGAAGGCCATGTCGGCCAACGTCAATGGCAGCATCCTGTGTACCAAGCACGTCATCGCGGCGATGGAGCGGGCCGGTGGCGGCTCTATCGTCAATGTGCTGTCTTTGTGTGCGCTAGAGGATGAGCGGCATGAAGCGGCCGACCATGCGGCGAAGGCGGCGCTGCGGATGGCCAATATGAATGCGATGCGCTATGCGGCGCGCAATATCCGTGTCAATACGATCCATCCGGGTTTTTCACGGCCACCGGCGCAGGTGGAGGCTTTGCGTAAGCAGGGCGACCTGACGCAGACGCTGGTCGATCTGGCGGAGGTGCAAATGCTGACAGGCCGTGGTTCGGCGACGGATGTGGCGGCGGGGATTTTGTATCTGGCGTCGGATGCGAGTCGGTTTGTCAGCGGGGCGGAGCTGGTGATCGAGGCTGGCTATGGTTGCCGCTGA
- a CDS encoding pirin family protein produces the protein MHAIDNKAVALPETATPNARQVIYRTHGRRQEWFTRLASPSGIGEKIKPFVFLDDFDVRSTGKPLSGMHPHSGIATITVVLSGNMEYQDSTGKSGTLSAGSVEWMKAGGGVWHGGGAAEGDHVRGFQLWIALPPEDENGPAHSQYLAPEQVQTHGPARVVLGRYGNAASAIVTRASINYLHVTLKNGQRWRYQPPEGHTVGWVATSVGKLHAAGTVLQKELAVFEESTDALDFYAEGDTEFVLGSAVKHPHDLVLGYYSVHTNGEALERGETEIENIRKQLEANRSV, from the coding sequence ATGCACGCAATTGACAACAAAGCCGTTGCCCTTCCCGAAACAGCAACGCCCAATGCTCGCCAGGTAATTTATCGTACCCATGGACGACGCCAGGAATGGTTCACCCGTCTTGCCAGCCCATCGGGCATAGGCGAAAAAATCAAGCCCTTCGTTTTCCTGGACGATTTTGATGTCCGCTCCACCGGCAAGCCGCTCTCCGGCATGCATCCGCACTCAGGCATTGCCACCATCACCGTCGTCCTCTCCGGCAATATGGAATACCAGGACAGCACAGGTAAAAGCGGCACGTTGTCAGCCGGAAGCGTCGAATGGATGAAGGCCGGCGGCGGTGTCTGGCATGGCGGCGGCGCCGCCGAAGGCGACCACGTCCGTGGCTTTCAACTGTGGATCGCATTGCCGCCGGAAGATGAAAATGGTCCCGCACACAGTCAGTACCTCGCACCGGAACAAGTTCAGACGCACGGCCCTGCCCGGGTCGTTCTAGGCCGCTACGGAAATGCAGCGAGCGCAATCGTCACCCGCGCATCGATCAATTATCTGCATGTCACATTGAAAAATGGCCAGCGCTGGCGTTACCAACCCCCGGAAGGGCACACAGTAGGCTGGGTCGCCACTAGCGTGGGCAAGCTGCACGCAGCAGGAACGGTGTTGCAGAAAGAACTCGCTGTATTCGAAGAGTCGACAGACGCCCTGGATTTTTACGCAGAAGGCGACACTGAATTCGTTCTCGGGTCCGCAGTCAAGCATCCCCACGATCTTGTGTTGGGATATTACTCGGTGCACACGAATGGTGAAGCGCTGGAGCGTGGCGAAACCGAGATTGAAAACATCAGAAAGCAATTGGAAGCAAATCGCAGTGTGTAA
- a CDS encoding LysR family transcriptional regulator, with protein sequence MLDAMSMDQLRTFIAAADEGSFSAAGRKLRRAQSVVSQTLANLEQQVGFPLFERTGRYPQLTEAGKALLANARAAADSMDGFKAKARTLAEGLEPELSVAVDVMYPIEALTEAVRAFHEAFPITPLRLYVEALGAVIQPVLDGRSRIGIIGSLPEVPSNCESEYLLSVPAVTMVAPTHPLASIDQPIPRAAAASHVQLVLTDRSSLTEGRNFGVVSPLVWRLADLGAKHAFLRAGLGWGIMPQHMVEDDIARGRLVTIELEPHSTLGSAFSMHAIYRKDMPPGPAGRWFVSQLKQGSARPLE encoded by the coding sequence ATGCTAGATGCGATGTCCATGGACCAGCTGCGCACCTTTATTGCTGCAGCAGACGAGGGGAGCTTTTCCGCCGCCGGACGCAAGCTGCGGCGCGCGCAATCGGTTGTCAGCCAGACGCTCGCCAATCTGGAACAGCAGGTGGGATTTCCGTTGTTTGAAAGAACCGGCCGTTATCCGCAACTGACGGAGGCCGGCAAGGCATTGCTGGCCAATGCGCGTGCGGCGGCTGACAGCATGGATGGCTTCAAGGCGAAGGCGCGGACCTTGGCGGAAGGGCTTGAACCGGAACTCTCCGTGGCGGTAGACGTGATGTACCCGATTGAGGCGCTCACCGAAGCCGTGCGCGCTTTTCATGAAGCCTTCCCTATCACCCCGCTAAGGTTATATGTCGAGGCGCTTGGCGCGGTAATCCAGCCAGTGCTCGACGGCCGCAGCCGCATCGGCATCATCGGATCTTTACCTGAGGTGCCGAGCAATTGTGAATCCGAATACTTGCTGAGCGTTCCTGCAGTAACGATGGTTGCGCCAACGCACCCCCTCGCAAGCATTGACCAACCCATTCCTCGCGCTGCCGCCGCCAGCCATGTGCAACTTGTGCTGACAGATCGCTCCAGCCTCACCGAAGGCCGCAATTTCGGGGTCGTATCGCCGCTGGTGTGGCGACTTGCCGACCTGGGCGCCAAGCATGCATTTTTGCGTGCCGGCCTGGGCTGGGGCATCATGCCGCAACACATGGTTGAAGACGATATCGCACGCGGTAGATTGGTGACGATTGAACTGGAGCCCCATTCGACCTTGGGTTCAGCCTTTTCCATGCATGCGATATACCGCAAGGATATGCCGCCAGGCCCGGCCGGACGCTGGTTCGTCAGCCAATTGAAGCAAGGATCCGCGCGACCGCTTGAGTGA
- a CDS encoding NADPH-dependent F420 reductase gives MSDNSQNTQANKESFQHIGIIGAGAIGQAMAKQAVRAGLKVTLSNSRGPESLAAVIDQLGPNAHAGSVRDAAAADIVVLSVNWAQLPSALAGLPSWDGRIVIDATNPVIQPGYQLAELGGRNSGEVVTDMLPGARLVKSFNTLLAAVLASDPKQAGGKRVVFLSGDDAVAKSTVEQLIERLGFASIDLGSLAVGGKLQQFPGGPLPAVNLIKVSN, from the coding sequence ATGTCTGACAACTCACAAAACACACAAGCTAATAAAGAAAGCTTTCAACATATCGGCATCATCGGCGCCGGTGCAATCGGCCAGGCGATGGCGAAGCAGGCCGTCCGGGCTGGCCTGAAGGTCACGCTCAGCAATAGCCGCGGCCCGGAATCGCTCGCCGCAGTGATCGACCAGTTGGGGCCCAACGCCCACGCCGGCAGCGTCCGCGATGCGGCAGCGGCGGACATTGTCGTCCTGAGCGTGAACTGGGCGCAATTGCCGTCGGCATTGGCCGGCCTTCCATCGTGGGACGGCCGTATTGTCATCGACGCCACCAATCCGGTCATCCAGCCCGGCTATCAACTGGCCGAACTTGGCGGACGTAACTCCGGCGAGGTCGTGACCGATATGCTGCCCGGCGCCCGGCTCGTAAAATCATTCAACACCTTGCTTGCTGCAGTTCTGGCCAGCGATCCAAAGCAAGCCGGCGGCAAGCGCGTGGTGTTTTTATCGGGCGACGATGCAGTAGCCAAATCCACCGTAGAACAGCTCATAGAACGGTTGGGCTTTGCCAGCATCGATCTTGGCAGCCTGGCCGTCGGCGGCAAGCTGCAACAGTTTCCGGGCGGCCCGTTACCCGCAGTGAACCTGATCAAAGTTTCTAACTGA
- a CDS encoding DoxX family protein: MQNVTNPSSTFPLVGRLMMAAIFLISGFGKIAAPAMTIGYIGAMGLPFPTLGFALAVVVEVGGGLLLAFGFQTRIVALVLAVFSVVTGLVFHHAIGDQNQLFNLLKNIAMAGGLLQIMSFGPSALSLDARKLAKATPRAA; encoded by the coding sequence ATGCAAAACGTAACTAACCCATCATCTACTTTTCCACTGGTCGGCCGACTCATGATGGCGGCGATTTTTCTGATCAGTGGTTTCGGCAAAATCGCCGCTCCCGCCATGACCATCGGCTACATCGGCGCCATGGGATTGCCGTTCCCGACTTTGGGGTTTGCTCTGGCTGTTGTGGTTGAAGTCGGTGGCGGCTTGCTGCTGGCGTTCGGTTTCCAAACGCGTATCGTCGCGCTGGTACTGGCCGTATTTTCAGTAGTCACCGGCCTGGTATTCCATCACGCCATCGGCGATCAGAATCAATTGTTCAATCTGCTCAAGAACATCGCCATGGCTGGCGGTCTGCTGCAAATCATGAGCTTCGGCCCTAGCGCATTGAGTCTCGATGCGCGCAAGCTGGCAAAAGCCACGCCTCGCGCAGCCTGA
- a CDS encoding thiolase family protein, giving the protein MNSKSAPRNDIWLASGVRTPFSKIDGALSDYDAIQLSVPLAQQMVGSLRNGALPDFTVWGTVVPNLTWSNIAREILMDAGVAPTVPAFSTIMACSTSMVGAIEAAGMIGNGSNQLALVGGVESMSNVQIGLPMKLSEWVKKFQQARSIGKKLSQLADLALRDVRLYIPAVTNRTSGLSMGEHTEITVKEWEIGRAEQDALSLRGHQRAVAGWESGFFDDLVIPVGGATRDTIPRADTSLERLGKLQPAFDKTSGKGTLTAGNSSPLTDGASSIWVASTEGLNRLPSTVPKVRLVDFELAAVDFRTEGLLMAPAFAIPRLLARHQLAYEDVGLWEIHEAFSGQVLFHIKAMEDAIFLKEKAKVDQSFGKFPFERLNPNGGSVALGHPFGATGGRILSQAVKELALMPIGTYAIVSICADGGQGSVMLLQNA; this is encoded by the coding sequence ATGAATTCCAAGTCTGCGCCTCGAAACGATATCTGGCTGGCTTCAGGCGTTCGCACGCCTTTCTCCAAAATTGATGGCGCACTGAGCGACTATGACGCGATCCAATTGTCAGTACCCCTGGCGCAGCAAATGGTCGGCAGCTTACGAAACGGGGCGCTCCCGGATTTCACCGTCTGGGGAACCGTCGTTCCCAATCTGACCTGGAGCAACATTGCCCGGGAAATCCTGATGGATGCCGGCGTTGCGCCAACGGTCCCCGCATTCTCAACAATCATGGCGTGCTCAACGAGCATGGTCGGCGCCATCGAAGCCGCCGGCATGATTGGCAATGGCAGCAACCAACTTGCTTTGGTTGGCGGCGTCGAAAGCATGAGCAATGTCCAAATCGGACTCCCCATGAAATTGTCCGAATGGGTCAAAAAATTTCAGCAGGCGAGGTCCATCGGCAAAAAATTGTCGCAGCTCGCCGACCTCGCGCTGCGTGACGTGCGTTTGTACATCCCAGCGGTAACTAATCGCACCAGCGGGCTGAGCATGGGAGAACATACGGAAATCACGGTCAAGGAATGGGAGATAGGAAGAGCCGAGCAAGACGCACTGTCGCTCCGCGGGCATCAACGCGCCGTGGCCGGTTGGGAAAGCGGCTTCTTCGATGACCTCGTCATTCCCGTGGGCGGAGCTACCCGCGATACCATTCCGCGCGCCGATACATCACTGGAAAGGCTCGGCAAATTACAACCCGCATTTGACAAGACCAGCGGCAAAGGTACGCTGACAGCAGGCAATTCGTCCCCTCTCACCGACGGCGCATCATCGATCTGGGTCGCTTCGACCGAAGGTTTGAACAGGTTGCCATCGACCGTGCCGAAAGTACGGCTAGTCGACTTTGAGTTGGCAGCGGTAGATTTTCGTACCGAAGGTTTGTTGATGGCGCCGGCATTCGCCATTCCGCGCCTGCTGGCGCGGCATCAACTCGCGTATGAAGATGTCGGCTTGTGGGAGATACATGAGGCGTTCTCAGGACAAGTGCTTTTCCACATCAAGGCGATGGAAGACGCAATATTCCTCAAAGAAAAAGCAAAGGTTGACCAGTCATTTGGCAAATTCCCGTTTGAGCGCCTCAATCCGAACGGCGGCAGCGTCGCACTCGGCCATCCGTTTGGCGCAACTGGCGGACGTATTCTCAGCCAGGCGGTAAAGGAATTGGCATTGATGCCGATCGGTACATACGCAATTGTCAGCATATGTGCGGATGGGGGGCAGGGCAGCGTCATGCTTTTGCAAAACGCTTAG